The following nucleotide sequence is from Nothobranchius furzeri strain GRZ-AD chromosome 11, NfurGRZ-RIMD1, whole genome shotgun sequence.
TATCTCATGACTATGACTTAGCTATCCAATAATTATTAGATACTATTAGCCATCTTATTTGGAATAGccgagtcataattatgagacgcCATTTCTTAATGACTCATAATCGTGACTGTTAACTCATGATCTCTTAATTCAGCACCTCATGATTATGAGGTGTTTTATCGGAGTGGCGGGAACAGGCTTCCATAATATGAGCTTCCATTGTCAAGCATGAAAAAAATAACGTAAATGTTTTCATACtaaaactgctgctttcaaaacatgaacactggaaagtCTAAACATCTGTCCAGTGTTATTTGAAGCTCTAAACACAACATGTCATTCAGCACCAAACCAACCAAAATTAACCAAAAAAgtacttttctttttctttcagaaatacagatgaaagaagaaaaacaacaaaacatttgTTAAGTTAATTTAATGACAGTTTTGTACAAAAACTTTACGAATAAAGTCTGGATTAATTTGACCCTTCCGAGTGACGAGGCACAAAATTAACAACTTTCGAATTTCGTCACTAAAGTCATAAGAAACCTGAGTTAAGGTGTTTTACAAATGAGGGTCGAAAATGTTAGGAAAATCCTGTTTACCTTTGCAACAAAAATAACACAGTCCATTTGATCAGGTGGTATAAACAAGTGTATCGGTTATTCTTGTGTTGCCTTACAAGAAAATGACCAGATGTGTCAGCAAGCTGCCTGCATGGGTGGAAGGTAGAGCGGCTGCTAGGAGGGTGCATCTTCACTACGGATAGCCTTGTACTTGGACATTTCCTCCGGGAAAACCTTACTAAGCTCGGAAATTAAGAGACTCTTGAATTTCTGCAGAGCAAAAGAAATACAACAGTATTTACAGTAAATACAACTGGAATTGTGTTTCTGATGATGGATAAATAAACTGGTAAGGTTAATAATCTACTAGAAAACATTTCACATTAAAGCAATTAGCATGGtgctttttatcctttcagatacTTTGAGCAGCTGATCTAGACTAATCCCTTACCGTCATGGTGTCTATCTTTCCTTTGACCTGCTCGTTTCTCGCCAGCGCTCTCTCCAGACACTCCTTGGTGTACAGCTGAGGGTTTCTGCCTTGGTCAATGTACCTTCAACCACAATGCTTCAATGTCAGATGATATGTGATGGACCCACGTATtgtttttatgtttacatctggactacaagtaaacataaggATTTACTACACACGGCATGGCGTTGTTTATTCACAAAATATATACATTAAGAAGGTAAAGTGATGAAACTGAGTTACAACACCGGACTCACTCGAAGACCTCCAGAGGGACATTGATCTCATGAAGCTGCTGTCGGCACTTCTCGATGTCTTGTAGCCCAGAAATCATGAAATTTCTAGAAAATCAAAAGTCAAACACCGCATATTAGCGTCACGTGTATTAGCGGAACtctgaattaaaaagaggaaaaacaGAACTCACAGCTTCTGATTCAGAACCGCCTGGCTGCTCGGCTGGAAGTCGCTAACAATGATTCCTAATTGTCGAATATTCTCCTCGAATTTCTCCAGATGCTCCTCGAGATTATCAAATTTTTCAGCCATGTTTACTATTTTATCGAAATAAATGAACCTCAGCGTTTTAAAAACACCCGTTACCAAACAGTCGCCATTTATTGTTAGCAGACGACAGCTAAAATAATCAGCTGCAGTTTACGGACACTTACCCGGAAGTGTTACCAGGGTTGCAACGGAAGTCGTCGTAATGTCGCACATAGTGGCCggttgccatcttggatgggtctcaagTCGCCCCCGGTGCCTTTATTTTAACAGAGGAAGGTTACGTTTACTGAACACATTAATTAAAAAACACATgagataattatatatatatatatatgaacctTTGTTAATTTCCACTGTGTCACATTCTAAACTCAAAATAGTTTTAATCATAATTGCGCCGAGGTTGAGCCCTGGTGACTCAGGGTCTTTTTCATCCCTTTCATGCATCACTACCTGCTATTCAAAAACTACTTTCTTCAGGGCTGATGGACAATTTGCATCTATTCACTACATTTGTTTCTAGAGTGTCACTCCTATCGACATATATGGTCACTCCATACCCCTCCGCTCATAGTGCAGCATAAGGAGTGACATGATCCTTATTATTAGAATAATGAACTTATAATATATACATTAGTGAGGTAAGTGTTCCACTACGTTATCCTCCAAAATTAATTTTATGAAGAGAATGTTTTTATCTCAAACAAAGTTCAAATAGAATTGTTGATGTTAATGATAACCAATGCATGAATGGTTTAAAAAGCACATTTCACTTGGTTTTGATGATATATTTGGTGGGTTTTTTAAGCCCCATGGTGGTGTTCATCTTGAAAGACGATGTAATAGCCTACATCTGGGATTTTATTTTTCCTTAAAAGTCATTCTTAACCACACAGGTGCAGATTTTACTGTCAacataaaaaagaaactaaaaccAAAATGAACATGGTGAAGTTACTACAAGCTCGGGCATGTCTTGTCAGCCTCACTGTTTCAAAGAAAGAAGGGTGGGGGAACAAACTCAAACGCATTAAACAGGACATGAATActtgcccttcaaaataaaacacaagatTAAGGTCTCAAAACCACAGGTAGTTAGTCAACCATAGATAAAGGTTTGTCTTAAAGGTGCCATAGGAGATGGTTTTCTGAAGCTTAAttttttgccatattgcttgaaatgTTATACAAATAGCAAtgaataaattaaatgtttaaaataataacaataataataataataataataataataataataattttagtcTTGAAACGTACAGTCCTAGAAAAAAGCTTATCCATTCATTGTGAACATCCTGTTCTTATAATTGGATCATAacccatccatcaaactgccctcTGACTGTCCTTCCCCCCTTTGTACATATGGGGCACGAATCAGTGTTCTCAGCTCGGAGCAGCTGAACAAGAAACAACGTCAGAGCTAAGCAGCCTCATGTCACGGAGAGAAGGTGACATTCGGTTTGTGTTTGCAAATTTAATTTAAAGCAACAATAAAGATAGTGGTTCTTGAGCGAGAAACGTGAGCAACTtaacattggacagcactctgctgACCTGAAGCAGTTTTGTTGATGTGGGTAGCAGCACTAGTGGGAGCACTCCTCATGCTTAATGTGCAGCTAGCTAAtataggctagcagttagctttttcagtcaataaaagcacaagaagaagacttttatttatttatttatttttgcatcatAGCAGAGGGCAAGGCACATTTAGGGCTCACCCTTGGTGTGTCAGCTTAAGGGAGCTTCGCTCCGCACCATGGTCGATGTCAGTTGCTCGCTTGGGGTTACTAAAGCAGCAGCCAGATTAGGTTCTCCC
It contains:
- the med10 gene encoding mediator of RNA polymerase II transcription subunit 10 — its product is MAEKFDNLEEHLEKFEENIRQLGIIVSDFQPSSQAVLNQKLNFMISGLQDIEKCRQQLHEINVPLEVFEYIDQGRNPQLYTKECLERALARNEQVKGKIDTMTKFKSLLISELSKVFPEEMSKYKAIRSEDAPS